From Oscillospiraceae bacterium CM, a single genomic window includes:
- the safA gene encoding SafA/ExsA family spore coat assembly protein gives MVSTLAMALLLVIIPLSAAAAGATYTVVPGDTMWKIAVRYQIGVSELIAANPQIKNPALIYVGEKIYIPSIDDVKALEQQVIDLVNRNRVSAGLAPLAANWELSRVARYKSQDMINKGYFGHTSPTYGSPFKMMEDFGIHFTAAGENIAYGQRSPQEVMNAWMNSPGHRANIMSPIYNQIGVGVAKASNGTFYWTQEFIKSA, from the coding sequence ATGGTATCTACGCTGGCAATGGCGCTTCTTCTTGTCATTATACCGCTCAGTGCCGCTGCCGCGGGTGCGACATATACGGTCGTCCCCGGTGATACGATGTGGAAAATCGCCGTTAGATATCAAATTGGCGTCAGCGAGCTGATCGCCGCCAATCCGCAGATCAAAAACCCCGCGCTGATTTATGTCGGCGAAAAAATCTATATCCCGAGTATCGACGACGTGAAGGCGCTTGAGCAGCAGGTCATCGACCTTGTTAACCGCAATCGGGTCTCGGCAGGCCTTGCGCCGCTGGCCGCCAACTGGGAGTTGAGCCGCGTCGCCCGATATAAATCACAGGATATGATTAACAAGGGCTATTTCGGCCATACGTCACCAACGTACGGGTCTCCGTTTAAAATGATGGAGGACTTCGGCATTCATTTCACGGCGGCCGGTGAGAATATCGCCTATGGGCAGCGGTCACCGCAGGAGGTTATGAATGCCTGGATGAATTCGCCGGGGCACCGCGCCAATATCATGAGCCCGATCTATAACCAGATCGGTGTCGGCGTCGCCAAGGCTTCCAACGGGACGTTTTACTGGACACAGGAATTTATTAAAAGTGCATAA
- a CDS encoding EAL domain-containing protein, with protein sequence MKSLLNAYITSRNEMESLHHENQMTLTITVPLLIFASLVNYVVFVLIENSNVAAAFTNSLIFLFFAVCMQIVKKLSMAQRIKYFVIIGYLMLLLVFLVIRYYMIIGPTVWTISFIMILIALARNNRLMITFVSLLLVVLGIYASVADVSFVMGTEYYISQFLAFAFLFIIASGVQYISIERHKKIIGYLGESELISQVSADFISVCADNFDEKVDGMLQRLGQYLQADRAGVLVLSPDAKTLTCAYKWRSKELEDISSQPVDFTVYRFPCWQEQISKKKGGLNDIGLFCTPAEQEALARFGIKSILSIPIVNNDVVYGILVFVSGTAEKKWHDNHLKITTIMANFLGDAFAKIRYEKEINYMAFYDALTGLPNRFLFNRLLDQAITEAGQAHSKIAVIFIDLDAFKAVNDTMGHEGGDALLQQVAQSLSCYVADGGVVARFGGDEFIIMLRGIQDNEQLTQIAGEIMAVFKRPIKVRDQEFFVTASAGIAIYPEDGEKSNDLKKNADLAMYNAKELGKNQAAFCTVQMKAEIEKKVQLTNQLYRALEKNELVLYYQPFVSITTKEIIGVEALARWVHPEMGLVSPSVFIPLAEQTGLINPIGRWVLETACRQNKKWQEAGYQPVRMAVNLSVEQFHNLNLVNEIRGVLEKTELSPQYLELEITESVAIKETDYISSVLRELKNLGVSIAIDDFGTEYSSLSRIKQLPIDRIKMAMQFVHGISVSRQDEAIAKIIINLASNLGVKVIAEGVETENQMRFLEKRVCDEVQGYYFYKPMPAEELEKILSSKELVLL encoded by the coding sequence TTGAAAAGTTTACTAAACGCTTACATAACATCGCGGAACGAAATGGAATCACTCCATCATGAGAATCAGATGACGCTGACGATCACCGTTCCGCTGCTTATTTTTGCTTCGCTTGTCAACTATGTTGTGTTTGTGCTGATAGAGAATTCCAACGTGGCGGCAGCGTTCACGAACAGCCTGATCTTTTTGTTTTTTGCTGTCTGCATGCAGATTGTCAAAAAGCTGTCTATGGCGCAGCGGATTAAGTACTTTGTCATTATTGGCTATTTGATGCTTCTGCTTGTTTTTCTCGTCATTCGATATTACATGATCATTGGCCCGACGGTATGGACGATTTCTTTTATTATGATTTTGATCGCGCTTGCCAGGAATAACAGACTGATGATCACTTTCGTCTCACTGCTACTCGTTGTGCTCGGTATTTATGCATCGGTTGCCGACGTTTCATTCGTGATGGGAACAGAATACTACATTTCCCAGTTCCTTGCCTTTGCGTTTTTGTTTATCATCGCATCGGGTGTTCAGTATATCAGTATTGAACGTCATAAAAAGATCATTGGTTATCTGGGCGAATCGGAGCTCATATCTCAGGTTTCCGCCGATTTTATTTCCGTCTGCGCCGACAATTTTGATGAGAAGGTCGACGGGATGCTTCAGCGGCTGGGGCAGTATTTGCAGGCTGACCGCGCCGGTGTTCTCGTCCTGTCACCGGACGCGAAGACGCTGACATGCGCCTATAAGTGGCGTTCGAAAGAATTGGAAGACATATCCAGTCAACCCGTTGATTTCACCGTTTACCGCTTCCCGTGCTGGCAGGAGCAGATCAGCAAAAAGAAAGGCGGCCTTAACGACATCGGTCTGTTTTGCACACCGGCCGAACAAGAAGCGCTGGCACGGTTTGGCATCAAATCGATTTTGTCAATACCGATTGTTAATAACGACGTCGTCTATGGCATTCTGGTTTTTGTTTCCGGAACGGCCGAAAAAAAGTGGCACGACAATCATTTAAAGATCACAACAATTATGGCCAATTTCCTGGGTGATGCGTTTGCCAAGATCCGCTATGAAAAAGAAATCAATTATATGGCGTTTTACGATGCGCTGACGGGTCTGCCCAACCGGTTTCTCTTCAACCGCCTGCTTGATCAGGCCATCACGGAAGCCGGGCAGGCGCATTCGAAAATCGCCGTCATTTTCATTGATCTGGACGCCTTTAAAGCCGTCAACGATACGATGGGCCACGAGGGCGGCGACGCACTGCTTCAGCAAGTCGCTCAGAGCCTTTCCTGCTATGTTGCTGACGGGGGCGTCGTCGCGCGGTTTGGCGGTGATGAGTTCATTATTATGCTCCGCGGCATCCAAGACAACGAACAGCTTACTCAAATAGCCGGTGAAATCATGGCTGTTTTCAAAAGGCCGATTAAGGTCCGTGATCAGGAATTCTTTGTAACGGCAAGCGCCGGTATTGCCATTTATCCGGAAGACGGCGAAAAGTCAAACGATTTAAAAAAGAACGCCGATCTCGCCATGTACAACGCCAAAGAGCTCGGGAAAAATCAGGCCGCCTTCTGCACCGTGCAGATGAAGGCGGAAATCGAAAAAAAAGTACAGCTGACGAATCAGCTGTACAGAGCGCTTGAAAAGAACGAGCTTGTCTTGTATTATCAGCCCTTTGTCAGCATTACAACGAAGGAAATTATCGGCGTCGAGGCGCTTGCCAGATGGGTGCATCCGGAGATGGGTCTCGTTTCACCGAGTGTTTTTATCCCGCTGGCTGAACAGACAGGCCTCATTAATCCGATTGGACGATGGGTTCTCGAAACGGCCTGCCGCCAGAATAAAAAATGGCAGGAGGCGGGATATCAGCCCGTTCGAATGGCCGTCAATCTGTCCGTTGAACAGTTCCACAACTTGAATCTCGTCAACGAAATCAGAGGTGTTCTGGAAAAAACAGAGCTTTCCCCACAGTATCTTGAGCTTGAGATTACGGAGAGCGTTGCCATCAAGGAAACAGACTATATCAGCAGCGTGCTCAGGGAACTTAAAAATCTGGGTGTCTCCATCGCCATCGACGATTTTGGAACGGAATATTCGTCCCTGTCGCGCATTAAGCAGCTGCCGATTGATCGCATCAAAATGGCTATGCAATTTGTGCACGGCATTTCCGTCAGCCGACAGGACGAGGCGATTGCAAAAATCATCATCAATCTGGCAAGCAATCTCGGGGTGAAGGTGATTGCCGAGGGCGTTGAAACAGAAAACCAAATGAGATTTCTTGAAAAACGCGTCTGTGACGAGGTTCAAGGCTACTATTTCTATAAACCGATGCCGGCGGAAGAGCTTGAGAAAATTCTGAGCAGCAAAGAGCTGGTTTTGTTGTAA
- a CDS encoding DUF975 family protein encodes MWTREDLKSNAKAILRVTYWETFAGYLIMIAISFAGGMMVSFMPWLSGLGSIALNIFVTLPLSVGMSFFLLQNRLAPPVIRNLFVPFESGYYWKVVGATAWMYLFIFLWSLILLPGLIILFTAIFSSTLPYTMMYGDLYSTGWSLSAGYGGFLAVSILLMIAGYIVVIIKSLSYSMTPYILADNPSIGYDRALKLSIAMTYGHKWNMFVLGLSFLGWLLLGTLALGIGTLFVMPYVQATYAELYVRLRDNAVRYGLCTPAELNLYMPGA; translated from the coding sequence ATGTGGACGAGAGAAGACCTTAAAAGTAACGCCAAAGCAATTTTAAGAGTAACATACTGGGAGACCTTTGCAGGTTACTTAATCATGATAGCCATATCGTTTGCGGGGGGCATGATGGTGTCTTTTATGCCTTGGCTCTCCGGCCTCGGCTCGATTGCGCTCAACATTTTTGTCACGCTGCCGCTGTCGGTTGGCATGAGCTTTTTCCTGCTGCAAAACCGCCTGGCACCGCCCGTCATCCGGAATCTGTTTGTCCCGTTTGAAAGCGGCTATTATTGGAAGGTCGTCGGCGCCACGGCATGGATGTATCTGTTTATCTTTCTCTGGTCGCTGATTCTCTTACCCGGTCTCATCATCCTCTTCACCGCTATATTCTCCAGTACTCTGCCGTATACCATGATGTACGGGGATTTATACAGTACTGGCTGGAGCCTATCTGCTGGGTATGGCGGCTTTCTTGCCGTCAGCATCCTGCTTATGATTGCCGGATATATTGTCGTTATAATAAAATCCCTGTCCTATAGCATGACGCCATACATCCTGGCTGACAATCCGAGCATCGGGTATGACAGGGCGCTCAAGCTCAGCATCGCCATGACATACGGGCACAAATGGAACATGTTTGTTCTCGGCCTTTCTTTCCTTGGCTGGCTGCTGCTCGGTACACTGGCGCTCGGCATCGGCACCTTATTTGTCATGCCCTATGTACAGGCGACATATGCCGAACTCTACGTCAGGCTGCGTGACAACGCCGTCAGATATGGCCTGTGCACACCGGCAGAGCTGAATCTTTATATGCCGGGGGCTTAA
- a CDS encoding zinc ribbon domain-containing protein: protein MKKCTQCGQTLNDDLKFCFKCGGANFEPVAEAAPQPTQQAYQQPYYQQPPVYAQTVAPKNNLEPVSIGQYVLFWVLWIIPFVGPLVGLIYTIVVAVGGPNYKQSYVNLARAVLIVLAIGLALGIVFLLFFWGTIMSAIGSASSYYY from the coding sequence GTGAAGAAATGCACGCAATGCGGGCAGACGCTCAACGACGATTTGAAGTTTTGCTTCAAGTGCGGCGGGGCTAACTTTGAACCGGTCGCCGAGGCGGCACCGCAGCCCACGCAGCAAGCCTACCAGCAGCCCTATTATCAGCAGCCGCCTGTCTATGCGCAAACCGTTGCACCAAAAAATAATTTGGAACCTGTTTCGATTGGTCAGTATGTCTTGTTTTGGGTATTATGGATAATTCCTTTCGTAGGGCCTTTGGTTGGTTTGATATATACGATTGTTGTGGCGGTCGGGGGGCCAAATTATAAACAATCATATGTCAATTTAGCCCGTGCAGTACTTATTGTTTTAGCTATCGGATTAGCCTTAGGTATTGTATTTTTACTATTTTTCTGGGGTACAATAATGAGTGCGATTGGCAGCGCGAGCAGTTATTATTATTGA
- a CDS encoding NADH peroxidase, producing the protein MKKFVCGVCGHVHMGDTPPQSCPVCGAPAEKFVEQGDDMLWAAEHVVGVAKGAPEDIINDLRMNFTGECTEVGMYLAMARVAYREGYPEIGAFWEKAAFEEAEHAAKFAELLGEVVTDSTKKNLEMRVNAENGATGGKTDLAKRAKALNLDAIHDTVHEMARDEARHGKAFKGLLQRYFGA; encoded by the coding sequence ATGAAAAAGTTTGTATGCGGTGTTTGCGGTCATGTCCATATGGGCGATACGCCCCCCCAGTCCTGCCCCGTCTGTGGTGCTCCTGCTGAAAAATTCGTCGAGCAGGGCGATGATATGCTTTGGGCTGCCGAACATGTTGTCGGCGTTGCCAAGGGCGCGCCGGAGGATATCATCAACGATCTCCGGATGAATTTTACCGGCGAGTGTACGGAGGTCGGCATGTATCTCGCGATGGCCCGCGTTGCCTACCGCGAGGGCTATCCTGAAATCGGCGCCTTCTGGGAGAAGGCCGCGTTTGAGGAAGCCGAGCACGCGGCGAAATTTGCCGAGCTTCTCGGCGAGGTTGTCACCGACAGCACCAAAAAGAATCTTGAAATGCGTGTCAATGCTGAAAACGGTGCCACAGGCGGCAAAACCGACCTCGCCAAGCGCGCCAAGGCCCTTAATCTCGATGCCATTCACGATACCGTTCATGAGATGGCACGCGACGAAGCCCGGCACGGCAAGGCGTTTAAAGGCCTTCTCCAGCGTTATTTCGGTGCATAA
- a CDS encoding transcriptional repressor, which yields MTATVKKHSRKRDAVLEKIRSTTTHPSALWVYEELRKEIPDLSLATVYRNIAAFKEEGKVITVGVVGGQERYDGTVTEHTHFICLSCGAVRDIEVSVSPSLNDETASQNNVDVLFRQLTFYGNCEKCVSP from the coding sequence ATGACAGCAACAGTCAAAAAACACAGCCGCAAGCGTGACGCGGTGCTTGAAAAAATCCGGTCGACGACGACGCACCCATCGGCGCTCTGGGTCTATGAAGAGCTCCGAAAGGAGATTCCTGACCTCAGTCTGGCGACGGTCTACCGCAATATTGCCGCCTTTAAAGAGGAAGGCAAAGTGATAACCGTCGGCGTTGTGGGTGGGCAGGAGCGCTATGACGGCACGGTGACGGAGCACACCCATTTTATATGCCTGTCCTGCGGGGCAGTGCGTGATATCGAGGTGTCTGTTTCACCTTCCTTAAACGATGAGACAGCCAGCCAAAACAACGTTGATGTTTTGTTCAGGCAACTCACTTTTTACGGTAACTGTGAAAAATGCGTCAGTCCATGA
- a CDS encoding enolase — protein sequence MDFGFTSVAAITVICYLLIEIIKTTPLNRKWLPIISGLTGGLLGVLAMLIMPSYPASDYLNAVAIGIVSGLAATGVNQAARQLKGS from the coding sequence ATGGACTTCGGGTTTACTTCTGTCGCCGCTATCACCGTGATCTGTTATCTGCTCATAGAGATTATTAAAACGACGCCGCTCAATCGAAAATGGCTGCCGATTATCAGCGGACTGACCGGCGGGCTTTTGGGCGTTCTCGCCATGCTCATCATGCCCTCTTATCCCGCTTCTGATTATTTAAACGCCGTTGCTATCGGTATTGTCAGCGGGCTTGCCGCTACCGGCGTCAATCAGGCGGCACGACAACTGAAGGGCAGCTAA
- a CDS encoding diguanylate cyclase, which yields MGLSFYKQLMTNHGSFKPIDPEYKFVYLLNIVLFFFILINVFFAAVELLIGLIPLAGIHIVSAVACTLLLTYFHRTNHLKAASGAMVMLLCAAVIAVLFWLGHQNVVLVLICLLPLLVYFIIGYKTPPLIYGIFVVYLFAFLFFTYQSWGECVFTLIISVHSALSFIPLALMMMYYEISWKEAGDAVYLKNTELEQANAALRESKDRLRLILDSTAEAIFGIDLKGACTFCNASCLEMLGYREEAELLGKDMHELIHSKQRDGKPIPKQDCKINQTCMEGIATHADDEVFWTAGGNCFDVEYNSYPQYKDGVMIGAVVTFQDNSLRKMHEQQIAYFSSHDSLTGLLNRSYFETAISKIDTKQQLPVSVIMGDLNGLKLTNDIFGHDAGDDLLVKAADVLKKTCREDDVIARLGGDEYVILLPKTSHEDAIHIVNRMKDALSRIKVNAIKCSMSLGCDTKTSIQQKIDVTIKNAESEMYKDKALNHTKVNADMINAIIMSLYVKSPREEQHSTNVSQLCTAIGEALNLPETQLTQLRSAGFLHDIGKICFSNNVLNKVGPLNELETVEFKQHPAVGYRILNLFDNTLNLADSVYSHHEWWDGNGYPRGLKGSEIPLVARIVAVADQYDSLTSTYSDDPLSQEEALKRMQEKAGVKLDPQIVDVFINMMSNSTP from the coding sequence ATGGGGTTATCATTTTATAAACAGCTGATGACAAACCATGGCAGCTTTAAGCCGATTGACCCTGAATATAAATTTGTCTATTTGCTGAATATTGTTTTATTCTTTTTTATCCTGATCAATGTTTTCTTTGCCGCTGTTGAACTGCTAATTGGCTTGATTCCGCTGGCAGGGATTCATATCGTTTCGGCTGTCGCCTGCACGCTCCTGCTGACATATTTTCATCGGACGAATCATTTAAAAGCCGCTTCCGGTGCCATGGTAATGCTTCTCTGCGCCGCCGTTATAGCCGTTTTATTTTGGCTCGGGCATCAAAACGTTGTTCTCGTACTTATTTGCCTCTTGCCGCTGCTGGTCTATTTCATCATCGGTTATAAAACGCCGCCATTGATTTACGGAATTTTTGTCGTTTATCTGTTTGCGTTTTTATTTTTCACGTATCAAAGCTGGGGTGAGTGCGTTTTCACGCTGATCATCAGTGTTCACAGCGCTCTATCCTTCATCCCGCTGGCTTTAATGATGATGTATTATGAAATAAGCTGGAAAGAGGCCGGAGACGCCGTCTATCTCAAGAATACCGAGCTGGAACAGGCCAACGCAGCCCTTCGTGAGAGCAAGGACCGTCTTAGGCTGATTCTCGATTCGACGGCTGAGGCAATATTCGGCATTGATTTAAAAGGCGCCTGCACGTTCTGCAACGCCAGCTGCCTTGAAATGCTCGGCTACAGGGAAGAAGCGGAGCTGCTTGGAAAAGATATGCACGAACTGATACACAGCAAGCAGCGCGACGGTAAACCCATCCCCAAGCAAGACTGCAAGATCAATCAAACCTGTATGGAAGGCATCGCCACGCATGCCGACGACGAGGTTTTCTGGACGGCCGGCGGCAACTGTTTTGACGTCGAGTATAATTCTTATCCGCAGTATAAAGACGGTGTGATGATTGGGGCCGTTGTGACATTTCAGGATAATTCTCTTCGAAAAATGCATGAGCAGCAGATTGCTTATTTCAGTTCGCACGATTCACTGACTGGCCTTCTGAATCGAAGTTATTTTGAAACAGCCATCAGTAAAATTGACACGAAACAGCAGCTGCCCGTTTCCGTTATCATGGGCGACTTAAACGGCTTGAAGCTGACAAACGATATTTTCGGCCACGACGCCGGTGACGACCTGCTCGTCAAGGCGGCGGACGTTCTGAAGAAAACGTGCCGCGAGGATGATGTGATCGCCCGTCTCGGCGGCGACGAATATGTGATTCTGCTGCCCAAAACATCTCATGAAGACGCCATCCATATTGTCAATCGCATGAAGGACGCGTTGAGCCGTATCAAGGTCAACGCGATCAAATGCAGCATGTCTCTCGGCTGCGATACAAAAACATCCATACAGCAGAAAATTGATGTGACAATTAAAAATGCCGAGAGCGAAATGTATAAGGATAAGGCGCTTAACCACACCAAAGTCAACGCCGATATGATTAACGCTATCATCATGTCGCTCTATGTAAAAAGCCCGCGGGAGGAGCAGCACTCGACAAATGTCAGCCAGCTGTGTACCGCCATCGGCGAGGCACTCAACTTGCCGGAAACGCAGCTCACGCAGCTCCGCAGCGCCGGTTTTCTACACGACATCGGAAAAATCTGCTTTTCAAACAATGTTCTCAACAAGGTCGGTCCGCTCAATGAACTGGAAACCGTTGAATTCAAGCAGCATCCAGCTGTCGGCTACAGAATCCTCAACCTGTTTGACAACACCCTGAACCTTGCCGACAGTGTCTATAGCCACCATGAATGGTGGGACGGCAACGGTTATCCGAGAGGCCTCAAAGGCAGCGAGATTCCACTCGTTGCCCGGATTGTCGCGGTCGCCGACCAATATGATTCTCTCACCAGCACATACAGCGATGACCCGCTCAGTCAAGAAGAAGCCCTCAAGCGGATGCAGGAGAAGGCCGGCGTGAAGTTGGACCCGCAAATTGTTGACGTCTTTATTAATATGATGTCAAATTCAACGCCATAA
- a CDS encoding WG repeat-containing protein encodes MKGKIRRFWPVFLLLPALLLSACKNNGAAPTPAATDWHSGVKTDYSKLASYTAPAEKYTRLKDGPLAALTPSASYGRLLPYAGQPLYTDSGYVLTYSYGLITESGMIVTDPIYESVFEGYGYQYGRYDGIDTAKAYNLSKIIGTVDEDNPRESIRYAACALDGSWITPFDYQHIIYMDNVMLLVRNDDKNDIDVMNYSGKLLYNIKALSCYDLLPSDASYTFQYGGGFLAVKLDDGNAAFIDVLTGKVTYTAYTDAYAFSEGYAAVQKDGLYGYISTDFSMLITPQFKDAQPFVSGKAIVTLADGTYAVIDTGGKTLIKNNYAISLWGNGIYSFNNGSYNQTYYDSNFKKISPDNPEAILLSDGWFYAKTKDGTVLSKGSEKHTYPGDLDIGAVVDGLVSYNVYNDDTWSEGVMTLDGKTVIPLTTSANIQIAQSASGQIFFIINEYGDYADVMAYQILTRDGKTIAAGTGYANFDTTLDLFEINSNLSYAYLNTAGADVFRLSHLAYLPD; translated from the coding sequence ATGAAAGGAAAAATTCGTCGCTTTTGGCCGGTCTTTCTCCTGCTCCCTGCTCTGCTTTTATCCGCCTGCAAGAATAACGGCGCCGCGCCCACCCCGGCGGCAACAGACTGGCATTCCGGCGTTAAAACAGATTATTCAAAGCTGGCATCTTACACCGCGCCTGCGGAAAAATACACGCGCCTCAAAGACGGACCACTGGCGGCGTTGACGCCATCAGCCAGCTACGGCAGGCTGCTGCCGTATGCCGGGCAGCCTTTATACACCGACAGTGGCTATGTGCTGACATACTCATACGGCCTAATAACTGAAAGCGGCATGATTGTAACCGACCCAATTTACGAATCCGTCTTTGAAGGTTACGGCTATCAATACGGCCGCTATGACGGTATCGACACCGCCAAGGCGTATAATTTATCAAAGATTATTGGAACCGTCGATGAAGACAATCCCCGCGAAAGTATCCGCTATGCCGCCTGCGCGCTTGACGGCAGCTGGATCACCCCGTTTGATTACCAGCATATCATTTATATGGACAACGTCATGCTGCTCGTACGCAATGACGACAAAAACGATATCGATGTGATGAATTACAGCGGCAAGCTGCTGTATAACATCAAAGCGCTTTCCTGCTATGATCTGCTCCCGTCTGACGCATCATACACCTTTCAATACGGCGGCGGCTTTTTAGCAGTCAAGCTTGATGACGGCAATGCCGCCTTTATTGACGTTTTGACCGGCAAGGTAACCTACACGGCATATACAGATGCGTATGCCTTTTCTGAGGGGTACGCCGCCGTCCAGAAAGACGGCCTATATGGGTACATCAGCACTGATTTTAGTATGCTCATCACACCGCAGTTTAAAGACGCCCAGCCTTTTGTCAGCGGCAAGGCCATTGTCACGCTGGCAGACGGGACGTATGCCGTTATCGACACCGGCGGGAAAACGCTCATTAAAAACAACTATGCCATCAGCTTATGGGGAAACGGTATCTACAGCTTTAATAACGGCAGCTATAACCAGACGTATTATGACAGCAATTTTAAAAAGATTTCGCCCGATAATCCGGAAGCGATTCTCCTTTCCGACGGCTGGTTTTACGCAAAAACAAAGGACGGCACTGTGCTGAGTAAGGGGTCGGAAAAGCACACATATCCCGGCGACCTCGATATCGGTGCCGTTGTGGACGGCCTTGTCAGCTACAATGTCTACAACGACGATACGTGGTCGGAAGGCGTGATGACGCTTGACGGTAAAACAGTTATTCCGCTGACAACGAGCGCCAACATTCAGATCGCTCAAAGCGCGAGCGGGCAGATATTCTTCATCATCAATGAATACGGCGATTACGCTGACGTAATGGCCTATCAAATCCTCACCAGAGACGGAAAAACGATTGCCGCCGGAACCGGATACGCCAATTTTGACACGACGCTAGATCTTTTTGAAATTAACAGCAATCTGAGCTACGCCTATCTGAACACCGCCGGTGCCGATGTGTTCCGCCTTTCTCATCTGGCATACCTGCCAGACTGA
- a CDS encoding substrate-binding domain-containing protein — MKKIIPLVLLMALMLLLSSCFFKNQNTAGPSPSGAATNDFVFTRDNFPKMDGSTSTIPLGQAIASVLLGETRQQVADLAQFNKTTQSYRNLMNGDADIVIAAEPNADVFQEMKDAGFAYEMTPIAIDALIFVVNANNPVSNLTTEQVRKIYSGEITNWKQVGGSDAKIEAFQRNAESGSQALMEKLVMKDLKMAEAPKSYMISEMEGLMTAVKSFDGSASAIGYSVYYYANDMKMADGLKILSIDGVSPSDETIAAKQYPFLNPYYVAIASDEPEKSPARVLYNWLLSPEGQHLIKTEGYVPVSG, encoded by the coding sequence ATGAAAAAAATTATTCCACTTGTCCTGCTTATGGCACTGATGCTGCTTTTGAGTTCCTGTTTCTTTAAAAACCAGAATACAGCCGGGCCGTCACCGTCCGGCGCGGCTACGAACGATTTTGTTTTCACGCGGGACAATTTCCCGAAAATGGACGGGTCGACCTCTACGATTCCGCTGGGGCAGGCGATAGCCAGCGTTCTGCTTGGTGAGACACGCCAGCAGGTTGCCGATTTGGCGCAGTTTAATAAGACAACACAATCTTATCGCAATCTGATGAACGGCGACGCTGATATCGTGATTGCCGCCGAACCGAATGCAGACGTTTTTCAGGAGATGAAAGATGCCGGTTTTGCATATGAGATGACGCCCATTGCTATCGACGCGCTCATTTTTGTCGTCAATGCCAATAACCCCGTCTCTAACCTGACAACGGAGCAGGTACGGAAAATCTATTCCGGCGAAATCACGAACTGGAAGCAGGTCGGCGGCAGCGATGCCAAAATCGAGGCCTTTCAGCGCAACGCCGAGTCCGGCAGCCAGGCGCTGATGGAAAAGCTCGTCATGAAGGATCTGAAAATGGCTGAGGCACCAAAGAGCTATATGATCAGCGAGATGGAAGGCCTTATGACGGCCGTTAAAAGCTTTGATGGTTCGGCCTCTGCCATTGGCTACTCCGTTTATTATTATGCCAACGACATGAAGATGGCCGACGGGCTCAAGATTCTCTCCATTGACGGCGTCAGCCCGAGCGACGAGACGATTGCCGCCAAGCAGTATCCGTTCTTAAATCCGTATTATGTCGCCATTGCATCAGACGAGCCTGAAAAGAGCCCCGCCCGCGTTTTGTATAACTGGCTGCTCTCACCCGAAGGGCAGCATCTCATCAAAACAGAGGGCTATGTGCCCGTATCGGGTTAG
- a CDS encoding sulfite exporter TauE/SafE family protein encodes MQTILYILLIAIAAGFIGALLGLGGAIIITPALTLLFGIDIQYAIGASIISVIATSSGAAIAYLKDGLTNIRIGMLLELGTTVGAIAGAYLSGLIHPKFLYIVFGILMLYSAVMMLKKLRAGHKAPAVPHPLAEKLQLCDAYYDKSIDQTVPYKVAGVYGGLGMMVLAGTLSGLLGIGSGTFKVLGMDLFMKLPMKVSTATSNFMIGVTAAASAGVYFFRGDIDPHIAAPVALGVLLGATVGTRVMQVLKSGAVRLIFVPVLAIVSIQMIVKGVMFR; translated from the coding sequence ATGCAGACGATTCTATATATCCTGCTCATTGCCATCGCCGCCGGGTTTATCGGCGCCCTGCTCGGCCTTGGCGGTGCGATTATCATCACGCCGGCTTTAACGCTCTTGTTCGGGATTGATATTCAATACGCCATCGGGGCGAGCATCATCTCCGTCATCGCCACATCGAGCGGTGCCGCCATCGCGTATCTGAAGGATGGCCTGACGAACATCCGCATCGGTATGCTGCTGGAACTTGGCACAACGGTTGGCGCGATTGCCGGGGCATATTTAAGCGGCCTCATTCATCCAAAATTTCTCTACATCGTTTTCGGCATCCTGATGCTCTATTCTGCCGTGATGATGCTCAAAAAGCTGCGTGCCGGCCATAAAGCGCCTGCAGTACCGCACCCGCTGGCAGAAAAGCTTCAGCTTTGTGATGCGTATTATGACAAGAGTATTGATCAAACCGTGCCCTATAAGGTGGCTGGCGTTTACGGCGGTCTCGGCATGATGGTTCTGGCCGGGACGCTGTCAGGTCTGCTCGGCATCGGCAGCGGGACGTTTAAGGTACTGGGGATGGATTTGTTTATGAAGCTGCCGATGAAGGTATCAACGGCGACGAGCAATTTTATGATCGGCGTTACGGCGGCGGCCAGTGCGGGTGTTTACTTCTTCCGCGGTGATATAGACCCCCACATTGCGGCCCCGGTTGCCCTCGGTGTTCTGCTGGGCGCAACAGTCGGCACGCGTGTGATGCAGGTTCTGAAAAGCGGCGCTGTCCGGCTCATATTTGTCCCGGTGCTCGCCATCGTCTCGATTCAAATGATCGTCAAGGGGGTTATGTTCCGTTGA